Genomic segment of Panicum virgatum strain AP13 chromosome 9N, P.virgatum_v5, whole genome shotgun sequence:
CAGCGACCTGGAACGAAGATTTTGATGAAGTTATTGGTCGCAGAATCTGATTTAGTTTATCTACGAGAGATTGAGAGTATCTAACGAAGGTAGCAAAATGTTCAAGTTAATTAAGCGATTTCATATAGCATTCACCAAATATTTGCATTTACATACATGTAGGTGGCAAACTGgcaaaaatggaaaaagaaaaactttgGAACCATGGTGAGCGCTTGAATAGTTGAATGGGAACCGTGGATCCACAGCTGGTAGATGGTACAGAGCAATTGATCATTGTCTCATTGCGAATGGTATGGTCTGGCAGGGTCGCTTTCTGTTTGCAGTTGCACGGTGAAATTTGCAGATACTTAGGCGTTATTCTTGTTCATCGGGGACCAATTTTTCTGCTGGCCATCCCGTACGAAACAGGGACGCAACCACGAACGACGCAGAACGCCTGGAGGCCGATGAAGAGGACCAGCAGAAGCACGGCGACGCAGGCGAGCAGCTCCCTCGATCCGAGGACGTGCGCCCTCACGAACGTCCTCACCCTCACCTTCCAGCATCCGCCGTGGTGCCTGTTCAGGTCGTCGATCACCTTGTCCAGCGCCGGCACCCTCGTCAGCCTCACCGACCTCGTCATGCCGTTCCACAGCTCGGCCACCTCCTGGTCGCTCTTGAGGTGGTTCAGGATGACGCCGCACTCCCTCAGCACCCGGGCGTCCTCCTCGGTGTCGATGATCCCGTTCATCAGCTCCACGTAGCGCGCCAGGACCAGCGGCCCGGCGGCCACCGACGCCTCGTACGCCACCAGGTTCCGCAGGACGACCTCGCTGTTGATGTCGACGCCGATCACCGGCAGGTgcagcgtcgccgtcgccgggcaGAAGCCGATCATGGAGAGGTCGCCGACCGTCGGGCAGAACCTGACGCCGGTGTACGCAAGCTCCGCGACGGATGGCACCGCGATCTCTTCAAGCAGGGGCGATGTGTCCTTGCTCTGAACACCTGATGCGCCTCTTGGTTCGGACGCTTGCTGCGTCAGCTGCTCGATGGGCTCTCCGAGTATTGAGAGGCAAGGAAGGCTGGCTATAAACTTTAGCAGGAACCTCAGCATGAACTCAATTACCACGGACACGATCTTTGAGCCACGGCTGACAAGCAACTCCATGGCTGAGTTCAGTGTCCTCTTCCTGTGATCATGTCTGTGGTGTGACTCGTCTCTGTCTTCCCCGGTAGCGCCATGAGATTCTTCAGTACATCGAGGCACCATGTTAGAGTAGAGGAAATCCAGCAGGTGGGCGTGCCGATTGACGTCGGTGCACGGGCAGCCAATTCCTCTGAACGTGGAAACCTCCTGGAAGAACCCGGTCAGCATGGAGCTCAGCACGGgctgcgccggcgagccccgggTCTCGAGCGCCTTCAGGAGCAGAAAGAGAGGGACCTGGTTCTCTAGCATCACTATGTCCCGTAGCAGCATGCTGTGCGAGGATGTCCGGCGAGAGGG
This window contains:
- the LOC120687319 gene encoding putative UPF0481 protein At3g02645; translated protein: MTTCSTLPFDETRWIIRIRRIFNEEIELGEDQPICVFDVPKPLLCTRPEAYIPQLVALGPYHHCREELADMERYKLSAAKRAQTHLPGTDFQQLVDVFTKLEHLIRAHYHRHLNPSNETLGWMMAIDVSFLLEFLQTFGKNSNQRALQRIPSRMSHLVDPSRRTSSHSMLLRDIVMLENQVPLFLLLKALETRGSPAQPVLSSMLTGFFQEVSTFRGIGCPCTDVNRHAHLLDFLYSNMVPRCTEESHGATGEDRDESHHRHDHRKRTLNSAMELLVSRGSKIVSVVIEFMLRFLLKFIASLPCLSILGEPIEQLTQQASEPRGASGVQSKDTSPLLEEIAVPSVAELAYTGVRFCPTVGDLSMIGFCPATATLHLPVIGVDINSEVVLRNLVAYEASVAAGPLVLARYVELMNGIIDTEEDARVLRECGVILNHLKSDQEVAELWNGMTRSVRLTRVPALDKVIDDLNRHHGGCWKVRVRTFVRAHVLGSRELLACVAVLLLVLFIGLQAFCVVRGCVPVSYGMASRKIGPR